A portion of the Naumovozyma castellii chromosome 2, complete genome genome contains these proteins:
- the PRP42 gene encoding mRNA splicing protein PRP42 (ancestral locus Anc_8.457), whose amino-acid sequence MDKYNSLLDDEKFSSLTLQVTKFPRELSNWEALLNHLILFSSPLNKALDPQIQKLIRNTYTSMLFYFPYLENYYVDYALFEYKLGNVSKMHKIFKHALNVFNQRSLLIWVSYLKLCNEVIPDSKQLFKKYELAERFIGLHFLSGEFWDLYLEQLQERCANNGRYLIVLRKILEIPLHSFSKFYAIWLRQIDSINDLSQLCRIAPQNDLLNKLKIDVKYNGRRGPYLAEAKTLIKKSTKELYTVVQCQVLDIFSLFESKLYTHYFTSQGTLISSDEISTWEKYLEYTINLNVKPLTHLNFQRALIPLAAYDIVWIKYAQWLIEKNDDLVTAKNVLLRALSMSLKKTSIMRFLYSILSKMNQFDTLSRLLEQVETSYLNEIEKSDDFDIFWDFIQFQIFMSKTQGQSRYSNSQTLSLLPPKVFDKIIKRLSYGTERSGQEMILEALLQLQTKENTQLIEEQIFQYLINTNIEYYTKNAKFWSLYCHLIFFDPSKSYLERRAHIVNNIWKKASKYSLEDNSSLHKFCESYLPDDLDAFEDLFVV is encoded by the coding sequence ATGGACAAATATAACTCACTTCTCGATGATGAAAAGTTTTCATCCCTGACCTTGCAAGTGACAAAGTTCCCTAGGGAATTGTCTAATTGGGAAGCATTATTAAACCATCtcatattattttcctcGCCATTGAATAAAGCACTAGATCCACAAATACAGAAACTAATAAGAAATACATATACTTCCATGCTGTTCTATTTcccatatttggaaaattacTACGTGGATTATGCCCTTTTCGAATATAAATTGGGGAATGTCTCCAAGATGCACAAGATATTCAAACATGCACTAAATGTTTTCAATCAAAGGTCGCTATTAATATGGGTCTCATATTTGAAACTTTGTAACGAGGTAATACCAGATTCAAAACAATTgtttaagaaatatgagCTTGCGGAACGTTTCATTGGGTTACATTTCCTTAGTGGTGAATTTTGGGATTTGTATCTAGAACAATTGCAAGAAAGATGCGCAAATAATGGCAGGTACCTAATTGTtttaaggaaaatattggaaatcCCATTACATTCATTCAGCAAATTCTATGCAATTTGGCTACGACAGATTGATTCGATAAATGATTTATCACAACTATGTAGAATAGCTCCTCAAAATGACTTActgaataaattgaaaatcgATGTCAAGTATAATGGTAGACGGGGTCCATACTTGGCAGAGGCAAAGACActtattaaaaaatcaaCTAAGGAACTATATACCGTGGTTCAATGTCAAGTACTGGAtattttttccttattcGAATCAAAACTTTATACACATTACTTTACCTCTCAAGGGACATTGATCTCATCAGATGAAATTTCGACGTGggagaaatatttggagTACacaataaatttgaatgtaAAGCCATTAACTCACTTAAATTTCCAAAGGGCGTTAATACCCCTAGCAGCATATGATATAGTTTGGATAAAGTACGCCCAGTGGTTAATAGAGAAAAATGACGATCTTGTCACTGCCAAGAATGTACTTTTGAGAGCACTAAGTATgtcattaaagaaaacTTCCATTATGCGATTCCTCTATTCCATTCTCTCAAAAATGAACCAGTTTGATACACTCTCCCGACTACTAGAACAAGTGGAAACTTCTTATTTAAATGAGATAGAAAAATCGGATGACTTTGACATATTTTGGgattttattcaatttcaaatattcatgAGTAAAACGCAAGGCCAAAGTCgatattcaaattctcAAACTCTCTCTTTGCTGCCTCCAAAAGTGTTTGACAAGATCATAAAACGTTTGTCTTATGGAACAGAAAGATCCGGACAAGAAATGATATTAGAAGCTTTACTTCAACTTCAAACGAAAGAAAATACACAGTTAATCGAGGAACAGATATTCCAGTATCTTATTAATACCAATATAGAGTACTATACAAAAAATGCAAAATTCTGGTCCTTGTATTGTCatctaatattttttgatcCATCTAAGTCCTATCTGGAAAGAAGAGCACACATTGTAAATAACATATGGAAAAAAGCATCAAAATACAGTCTGGAAGACAATTCAAGTTTACACAAATTTTGTGAATCCTATTTGCCTGATGATCTGGAtgcatttgaagatttatttgttgtttaa
- the SEC26 gene encoding coatomer subunit beta (ancestral locus Anc_8.462), whose product MSVDTKQPAYTLVFDPSSNGQTYSATDFQKSLEKGSDEEKIVTMKAILATMLEGNPLPELLMHIIRFVMPSKNKQLKKLIYFYWEIVPKLDEDGKLRHEMILVCNAIQHDLQHPNEYIRGNTLRFLTKLRESELLEQMVPSVLACLDYRHAYVRKYAILAVFSIYKVSSHLLPDAKEIISTFLAAETDPICKRNAFLALSELDREGALTYLEANITNIEGLDPLLQASFVEFIRTDATHTPSLKSQYIELLLELLSSATSDEVIFETALALTVLTSNQSILVATVTKLVDLAVRVSDNNVKLIVLDRIQDINASNPGSLEELTVDILRVLNAEDLDVRSKALDISMSLVTSRNVEDVLQLLKKEVQTTVNNKDNDKSMEYRTLLIKTIRTVAIKFGEMAGNVVSLLLDFISDLNSVAASGVIVFIKEVMEKYPQLRESLLNNLLLKLDDLKSAKAYRGALWILGEYAETEHEIQDCWKHIRTSVGEVPILQSEKSKLNKNKEGEEDEEKELTQKQGGPIILPDGTYATESAFGANEQKEVSEDEEEDKRPPIRRFVLSGDFYTASILASTIIKLVLRFEKLSKNAGIINALKAEGLLILVSIIRVGQSSLVKKPIDEDSTERLLSAIAILMDETNPNEKSSERELLELAFLQATKESFKSQIAASKRINKKISTKSLGENAELIEKPIIFRQLVGEDSNIVQKDSIQEDLELAIKGNAARSNTHSVTSMLKKIVPLTGFSDPVYAEVYITNNQFDVVLDVLLVNQTKETLKNLHIQFATIGDLKIIENPPRVNVVPHGFHRVTVTVKVSSADTGVVFGNIIYDGGHGQDARYVILNDVHIDIMDYIKPSKTDADNFRSMWNRFEWENKISVKCDLPSLPNYLDELVKGTNMNVLTNLESLNDNSRFLSCNLYAKSSFGEEALANVCVERDVETKSIVGTVRIRSKGQGLALSLGDRVAMIAKESKAFKLARV is encoded by the coding sequence atgtCAGTTGATACTAAGCAACCAGCTTACACTCTGGTCTTTGACCCTTCTTCTAATGGGCAAACATATTCAGCAACGGATTTTCAGAAATCGCTTGAAAAGGGATCTGATGAAGAGAAGATTGTCACCATGAAGGCTATTTTGGCTACCATGTTGGAAGGGAATCCCTTGCCAGAGCTATTGATGCatattattagatttgTCATGCCATCAAAGAACAagcaattgaagaaattaatttatttttattggGAAATTGTTCCAAAACTAGATGAAGATGGCAAGTTAAGACATGAAATGATTCTGGTTTGTAATGCTATTCAACATGATTTGCAACATCCAAATGAGTATATTAGAGGTAATACTTTAAGATTTTTAACCAAACTAAGAGAATCTGAACTGTTAGAACAAATGGTTCCATCTGTTCTTGCATGTTTGGACTATCGTCATGCCTACGTGCGTAAGTATGCTATTCTCGCTGTATTTTCTATTTATAAGGTCAGCTCTCACTTATTGCCTGATGCAAAGGAAATCATTAGCACCTTTTTGGCAGCTGAAACAGACCCGATCTGTAAAAGAAATGCATTCCTTGCTCTCTCTGAATTAGATCGTGAAGGAGCATTGACCTACTTAGAAGCAAACATTACCAATATTGAGGGTTTAGATCCTTTATTGCAAGCATCCtttgttgaatttattagaaCAGATGCTACCCACACACCATCTTTGAAGAGTCAGTACATCGAGCTCTTGTTGGAATTATTGTCAAGCGCTACTAGCGATGAAGTTATTTTTGAGACTGCCTTAGCTTTGACAGTCTTAACTTCCAATCAATCCATTCTTGTTGCAACGGTAACAAAGTTGGTGGATTTGGCTGTCAGAGTATCTGATAATAATGTGAAATTGATCGTTCTAGACAGAATCCAAGATATCAATGCAAGTAACCCAGGATCTTTAGAAGAGTTAACTGTTGATATTTTACGTGTCCTGAATGCTGAAGATTTAGACGTACGTTCCAAGGCTCTTGATATTTCCATGAGTCTTGTTACTTCAAGAAATGTTGAAGATGTTTTACAATTACTGAAGAAGGAAGTTCAAACCACTGTCAACAATAAAGACAATGATAAATCAATGGAATACAGAACACTATTGATAAAGACAATTCGTACTGTCGCAATCAAGTTTGGTGAAATGGCTGGCAACGTTGTTTCTTTACTACTGGATTTTATCAGTGATTTGAATTCGGTTGCTGCCAGTGGTGTCATTGTCTTCATTAAGGAAGTCATGGAAAAATATCCTCAATTAAGAGAGTCTCTATTGAATAACTTACTTCTCAAACTTGATGATTTGAAGTCAGCTAAGGCATACCGTGGTGCTCTGTGGATTTTAGGTGAATATGCTGAGACGGAACATGAGATCCAGGATTGTTGGAAACATATTCGTACCAGTGTTGGAGAAGTCCCTATCTTGCAGTCTGAAAAGAGTAAATTAAACAAGAATAAGgaaggtgaagaagatgaagaaaaagaattgaCTCAAAAACAAGGTGGCCCAATTATTTTGCCAGATGGTACATACGCTACAGAAAGTGCATTTGGTGCTAACGAGCAAAAGGAAGTGtcagaagatgaagaagaagataagaGACCACCTATTCGTCGTTTCGTATTAAGTGGTGATTTCTATACTGCTTCCATCCTCGCAAGCACTATTATAAAGTTAGTGTtaagatttgaaaaattatccAAAAATGCAGGTATCATAAATGCTTTGAAAGCAGAAGGTCTTTTGATTTTGGTGAGTATAATTAGGGTTGGTCAAAGTTCATTAGTTAAGAAACCTATTGACGAGGATTCAACAGAAAGATTACTGTCCGCCATTGCTATTTTGATGGATGAAACCaatccaaatgaaaaatcttCTGAGCGTGAGCTACTGGAACTAGCTTTCTTGCAAGCAACCAAggaatctttcaaatcccAAATTGCCGCTTCCAAACGTataaacaagaaaatatccACTAAATCATTAGGAGAAAATGCTGAACTTATTGAAAAGCCAATTATCTTTAGACAGCTTGTCGGTGAAGATTCGAATATAGTTCAAAAAGACAGCATTCAAGAAGACTTGGAACTTGCTATAAAGGGGAACGCGGCCAGATCTAATACCCACTCAGTAACGTCAAtgttaaaaaaaattgttccATTAACAGGGTTTTCAGATCCTGTATATGCGGAAGTTTATATCACAAATAACCAATTTGACGTTGTTCTGGATGTTTTACTTGTTAATCAAACAAAGgaaacattgaaaaacttACATATTCAATTTGCTACAATCGGTGATCTAAAGATCATTGAAAACCCGCCAAGAGTTAACGTTGTACCACATGGGTTCCATAGAGTTACTGTTACGGTAAAGGTCTCATCAGCAGATACTGGTGTCGTCTTCGGTAACATTATTTACGATGGTGGTCATGGTCAAGATGCACGTTATGTCATTTTGAATGATGTTCACATAGATATTATGGACTACATCAAACCATCTAAGACTGATGCCGATAATTTCCGTTCTATGTGGAACAGATTCGAATGggaaaacaaaatatctGTTAAATGTGATCTACCTTCTTTGCCAAACTATTTGGATGAATTAGTTAAAGGTACGAATATGAATGTTTTAACGAACCTAGAATCATTAAATGACAACTCAAGATTTTTAAGTTGTAACTTATATGCCAAATCCTCGTTTGGTGAAGAGGCATTGGCTAATGTTTGTGTAGAGAGAGATGTGGAGACGAAATCAATTGTTGGTACAGTTCGTATTCGTTCAAAGGGACAAGGCCTAGCCTTATCATTAGGTGATAGAGTAGCAATGATTGCTAAGGAAAGCAAGGCTTTCAAGCTGGCACGCGTTTAG
- the MRPL7 gene encoding mitochondrial 54S ribosomal protein uL5m (ancestral locus Anc_8.461) yields the protein MNRFILVPTRNFSRTNCISKSAYSLVEPVHHLVKIDKNRLSPRFPELNYDKRDIRSPSFKPLHVCQDRVQEHYFNSIQPDLLLMNYNHNPEIKKGLKMREWDGSSPYHINRPLRKPKGSEAQYPDIHPIKWDNIPQIESVVLNCYVKEARDNQLLAISAALQIQQITGCKPQVIYSRSDVPTWKIRKGHQMGAKLELKGYPMSQFLTTLSEIVLPRIREYRGISGKSGNRFGGLSFGLNEEDVKFFPEIDANQDLWPKTFGMHININTTAQTNEQARMLVSAFQLPVQKSQKASIEN from the coding sequence ATGAATAGATTTATTTTAGTTCCAACGAGGAACTTCTCTAGAACCAATTGTATATCCAAGTCAGCCTACTCATTGGTGGAACCTGTCCATCATCTTGTGAAGATTGACAAGAATAGACTATCCCCAAGATTTCCTGAATTAAACTACGATAAAAGGGATATAAGATCTCCGTCCTTTAAACCTTTACATGTATGTCAAGATCGAGTCCAAGAACATTATTTTAACTCTATACAACCTGATCTTTTACTTATGAATTATAATCATAATCCAGAGATTAAGAAAGGTTTGAAAATGCGAGAATGGGACGGTTCATCTCCATATCATATAAATAGACCTTTAAGAAAGCCAAAGGGATCAGAAGCACAATATCCTGATATTCACCCCATTAAATGGGATAATATACctcaaattgaaagtgtTGTATTGAATTGTTACGTGAAGGAAGCAAGAGATAACCAACTATTGGCTATTAGTGCAGCTTTACAAATCCAACAAATTACAGGTTGCAAACCACAGGTAATCTATTCGAGATCAGATGTACCAACATGGAAGATAAGAAAGGGACATCAAATGGGTGCCAAACTTGAATTAAAGGGATACCCAATGTCACAATTCTTAACGACTTTGAGTGAAATAGTTTTACCAAGAATTAGAGAATATAGGGGAATCAGTGGCAAGTCAGGAAACAGATTTGGTGGTCTATCCTTTGGTCTGAATGAGGAAGatgttaaattttttcCCGAAATTGATGCAAACCAGGATTTATGGCCCAAGACATTTGGTATGCacattaatattaatacaACCGCACAAACAAACGAACAAGCGAGGATGCTTGTAAGTGCATTTCAGCTTCCTGTTCAAAAGTCACAAAAGGCTAGTATagaaaattaa
- the FMN1 gene encoding riboflavin kinase (ancestral locus Anc_8.459), with protein sequence MGGRPFDVPIPEEPKAPFPIITEYCDIVCGFGRGSTDLGIPTANVEIEEVPPRMNLLDLGVYFGFAHLEKVDKELTHVNRKDGQKVAYNYGSHLTEENGDLDILPMVLSIGRNPFYGNDFKTIELHILHDFTDNFYGAKVKFNILGHIRQELDYTTKEALIRDINIDIEIARSTLLKKSYLKYKEELRC encoded by the coding sequence ATGGGTGGCCGACCATTTGATGTACCTATTCCAGAAGAACCTAAGGCTCCATTCCCCATTATCACAGAATATTGTGATATCGTATGTGGGTTTGGTCGTGGATCCACTGATTTAGGTATTCCAACCGCTAATGTTGAAATTGAGGAAGTCCCACCAAGAATGAATCTATTAGACCTAGGTGTATACTTTGGGTTTGCCCATTTAGAAAAAGTGGATAAGGAACTTACTCATGTTAATCGAAAGGATGGGCAGAAAGTAGCTTATAATTATGGGAGCCATCTAACCGAGGAGAATGGTGATTTGGATATTCTTCCCATGGTTCTATCCATTGGTAGAAACCCCTTCTATGGTAATGATTTTAAGACTATAGAATTGCATATTCTTCATGATTTTACTGATAATTTTTATGGTGCTAAAGTtaaatttaacattttGGGCCATATCAGGCAAGAGTTAGATTATACAACAAAGGAGGCCTTGATAAGAGATATAAACATTGACATTGAGATTGCCCGTTCAACTCTATTGAAAAAGTCTTATCTTAAGTATAAAGAAGAACTTAGATGTTAG